A section of the Sphaerobacter thermophilus DSM 20745 genome encodes:
- a CDS encoding VOC family protein, producing MISRFDHVIVGVRDLEAASERYRALGFEVNPGGRHTGLGTANAIIRFGVDYIELLTIADPEEAERAGGSSKVLLDLLQDRPGALAGYALATADIEEDAERLKQGGLAAVGPFAMERLRPDGRLLSWRLLVPEGVSWRRPWPFLIQWDQSDEQRLSWEQPGSHPNGATTVLGVSVVVASLEDAVELYRDKLGLEPSVEGDRATIAVGGFQITLLPASADAAAAQTLSEIGEGPVAAVIGVQDLARTESVLTEAGVAWQREEDGAIRVDPDQAVGARLVFREVASS from the coding sequence ATGATCTCACGCTTCGACCATGTAATTGTCGGGGTGCGCGACCTGGAGGCGGCCAGCGAGCGCTACCGCGCGCTCGGCTTCGAGGTCAACCCCGGTGGGCGCCACACCGGCCTCGGTACGGCCAACGCCATCATCCGCTTCGGCGTCGACTACATCGAGTTGCTCACCATCGCCGACCCGGAGGAGGCCGAGCGTGCCGGTGGCAGCAGCAAGGTGCTGCTCGACCTGCTCCAGGATCGGCCCGGTGCGCTGGCCGGCTACGCCCTGGCGACCGCGGACATCGAGGAGGATGCCGAGCGGCTGAAGCAGGGCGGGCTTGCGGCCGTTGGCCCCTTCGCCATGGAGCGGCTGCGGCCCGACGGGCGGCTCCTCTCATGGCGCCTGCTCGTGCCGGAGGGGGTGAGCTGGCGCCGACCGTGGCCCTTCCTGATCCAGTGGGACCAGTCGGATGAGCAGCGGCTCTCCTGGGAACAGCCCGGTTCCCACCCGAACGGCGCGACCACCGTGCTCGGCGTGTCGGTCGTGGTCGCCAGCCTGGAGGACGCCGTCGAGCTGTACCGTGACAAGCTGGGTCTGGAACCGAGCGTGGAGGGCGATCGCGCGACGATCGCCGTCGGCGGCTTCCAGATCACACTGCTCCCCGCGTCCGCGGACGCTGCGGCGGCGCAGACGCTGTCCGAGATCGGCGAGGGGCCGGTCGCGGCGGTGATCGGCGTACAGGACCTGGCGCGGACGGAGTCCGTGCTGACCGAGGCCGGTGTGGCCTGGCAGCGCGAGGAGGACGGCGCGATCCGGGTCGACCCGGACCAGGCGGTCGGTGCCCGGCTCGTGTTCCGAGAGGTCGCATCCTCCTGA
- a CDS encoding LLM class flavin-dependent oxidoreductase, protein MVRFGLTLPNRGVITGVTTVDEMVRLAQKADAAPVWDSVWVGDSIFAKPRLDAIVLLGALAAKTERVKLGPACMASMPLRHPLLMAYQWASLDFLSGGRTIMVACQGQAGPAGGNFYEEFAAFDIAPETRMRRMEEAIEILRLTSSQENASYEGEYFRFENVTVLPRPVQQPIPIWVTANPPMDKPKMRERALRRVARLGDGWMTTLNTPETFGENLETIRAYAREEGRELGPDFEACLYYNINVNEDREAALADSKRFLDAYYTTDYDRATLEQWVAHGSPEECIEQLRRFIDRGATTITLRLTGADQERQFQRVTEEVLPALI, encoded by the coding sequence GTGGTTCGTTTTGGTCTCACGTTGCCGAATCGCGGTGTGATCACCGGTGTGACGACGGTCGATGAGATGGTGCGCCTGGCCCAGAAGGCCGATGCCGCGCCGGTGTGGGACTCGGTCTGGGTCGGGGACTCGATCTTCGCCAAGCCCCGGCTCGATGCGATCGTGCTCCTGGGTGCGCTGGCGGCCAAGACGGAGCGGGTCAAGCTCGGTCCGGCCTGCATGGCGAGTATGCCGCTGCGCCACCCGCTGCTGATGGCGTACCAGTGGGCAAGCCTCGACTTCCTGTCTGGCGGGCGCACGATCATGGTGGCCTGCCAGGGGCAGGCCGGGCCGGCCGGTGGGAACTTCTATGAAGAGTTCGCCGCCTTCGACATCGCGCCGGAGACGCGGATGCGGCGCATGGAAGAGGCGATCGAGATCCTGCGGCTGACGAGCAGCCAGGAGAACGCCAGCTACGAGGGCGAGTACTTCCGGTTCGAGAACGTCACCGTCCTCCCCCGCCCGGTGCAGCAGCCGATCCCGATCTGGGTCACGGCCAACCCGCCGATGGACAAGCCGAAGATGCGCGAGCGGGCGCTGCGGCGCGTCGCGCGGCTGGGTGACGGCTGGATGACGACCCTGAACACGCCGGAGACCTTCGGCGAGAACCTGGAGACGATTCGCGCCTACGCCCGCGAGGAGGGGCGTGAACTCGGCCCCGACTTCGAGGCCTGCCTCTACTACAACATCAACGTCAACGAGGACCGCGAAGCCGCGCTCGCTGACAGCAAGCGCTTCCTCGACGCCTACTACACGACCGACTACGATCGCGCGACCCTTGAGCAGTGGGTCGCTCACGGCTCGCCGGAGGAGTGCATCGAGCAGCTCCGCCGCTTCATCGACAGGGGTGCGACGACGATCACGCTGCGGCTCACCGGCGCCGATCAGGAGCGGCAGTTCCAACGCGTCACCGAGGAAGTGCTGCCGGCGCTCATCTAG
- a CDS encoding ABC transporter ATP-binding protein: protein MSQSAPLLAVTDLTVTYGGIRAVDRISFTLQEGELVALIGANGAGKSSTLRAIAGIVPIAEGDVRLAGESLRTVPAHEIPRRGLVLVPEGRRVFGELSVLDNLYLGGYTRSPEERAAGLERVFALFPRLKERVNQAAGTLSGGEQQMLAIGRALMANPRVLLLDEPSLGLAPVVVEQVFDLLRRLHAEGVSMLLVEQNARMALAVADRAYVLQTGRIVMSGAAAELAASDEVRARYLGAGRLSTVPRDAPAPEPEEAR, encoded by the coding sequence ATGAGCCAGTCAGCACCACTGCTGGCCGTGACCGACCTGACCGTGACCTACGGCGGCATCCGAGCGGTCGACCGCATCTCCTTCACGCTCCAAGAAGGAGAGCTGGTGGCCCTGATCGGAGCGAACGGGGCCGGGAAAAGCAGCACGCTGCGTGCGATCGCCGGCATCGTCCCCATCGCTGAGGGTGACGTGCGGCTGGCCGGGGAGTCGCTGCGCACCGTGCCGGCACACGAGATCCCCCGGCGCGGCCTGGTGCTCGTCCCGGAGGGCCGGCGCGTCTTCGGCGAATTGAGCGTCCTCGACAACCTGTACCTGGGTGGCTACACCCGCTCCCCCGAGGAGCGCGCGGCGGGGCTGGAGCGGGTCTTCGCCCTCTTCCCCCGGCTCAAGGAGCGGGTGAACCAGGCGGCGGGAACTCTCTCCGGCGGCGAGCAGCAGATGCTGGCGATCGGGCGGGCGCTCATGGCCAACCCGCGGGTCTTACTGCTCGACGAGCCGAGCCTCGGTCTGGCGCCGGTGGTGGTCGAGCAGGTCTTCGATCTCCTGCGGCGGCTGCACGCCGAGGGGGTGAGCATGCTGCTCGTGGAGCAGAACGCCCGGATGGCGCTGGCGGTGGCGGACCGGGCCTACGTGCTCCAGACCGGCCGGATCGTCATGTCCGGAGCGGCCGCGGAACTGGCGGCCAGTGACGAAGTGCGCGCCCGGTACCTGGGCGCGGGGCGGCTCTCGACCGTTCCGCGGGACGCCCCGGCGCCGGAGCCGGAGGAAGCACGCTGA